From the bacterium HR17 genome, the window CGGTGCGCTATGTGGAGCGGGTGCTCCATGTCGCCCACGCCTTAGGTGCCCAATGGGTGACCGTTCACCCCGGCTACGGCGTCGGCATCCCCACCTTATCGTGGGTGCGCGATTTAGCCTTAGACTGCCTGCGATGGTCATTGGAGCGGTTGCTGCCTATCGCCGAACGGCTTCAAGTGCGACTGGCGTTGGAAAACATCAACCCTGCCCCACCAGGCAGTGAAATCGTGTTCTTGCTGGATAGCCCCAACGAGATGGCGCAAATCCTGCGCGAATTTGCTTCACCCATGCTGGCGGTCTGTTTGGATGTCGGGCACGCCGCTGTCGCAGATGGTTTTGCGGCTTACTGGGCGGTCGCCGGTGACCGCTGTGTCGGACTCCATGTGCACGACAACGACGGCCGTGACGACCTGCACCAAGTGCCCGGCGAGGGCGTGATTGATTGGCAGGGAATCGTCGCCGTTTTGAAACGCGCAGCGTTCGCCGGGGCGATTTGTGTGGAACTATATGACGACGCCGACAAAATCGCTGCCAAACGCTATCTGGAGCGCCTGATAGGGCTTGTTGACACGCGGAGCGGCAGCGGCTATCCTGATAGGTGACACAGCATCGCAGCGAAGGTAGGCGATCAACGATGCGTTGGTTCGTCGCTTGGGTCGTTGCCGTCGTCGTGAGCGTCGCACCTGCTCAATCGCCTCGTCCCCATGTTTGTTACGCCGTCGTGCAGGATGTCATCGTTAACCCAGCGCTCAAGGATTTTTTGCGGCGGGCAATAGAAACGGCGAAGCAGGACAACGCCTCTTGCTTGGTCGTGCAAATCACGACGCCAGGCGGCATGGTAGACGCGATGCAAGAGATTGTGCGGCTCTTTTTGCAATCGCCGGTGCCGGTGATCACCTTTGTCGCCCCCATCGCCGGCAACGCCGACTCAGCCGGGGCGTTTATCGTGATGGCGGGGCACATCGCCGCGATGGCGCCCGGCTCGCGCATCGGCGCCGCGCATCCGGTGTTCCTGCCGATGGGTGGGGGCAGCGAGCAGGGTCCGTCGGAGTCGGAACGCATTATGATGGAGAAAGTGACCCAAGCGATCGCCGCCACGATCAAAGCCATCGCCGAACTGCGCGGGCGCAACGCTAAAGTCGCCGAACGCATGGTCCGCGA encodes:
- the nfo_3 gene encoding endonuclease 4; amino-acid sequence: MKLGFVAFPRPPEEYVAFAVDNGFAHLEIDLFSPAQWVERFHQARIAALRHQLDSAGLTASFHAAYVLNLADYLPETRAAAVRYVERVLHVAHALGAQWVTVHPGYGVGIPTLSWVRDLALDCLRWSLERLLPIAERLQVRLALENINPAPPGSEIVFLLDSPNEMAQILREFASPMLAVCLDVGHAAVADGFAAYWAVAGDRCVGLHVHDNDGRDDLHQVPGEGVIDWQGIVAVLKRAAFAGAICVELYDDADKIAAKRYLERLIGLVDTRSGSGYPDR